In Streptomyces capitiformicae, one genomic interval encodes:
- a CDS encoding PASTA domain-containing protein, translated as MRLTPKSFEVRVPRLVGLMAVDAREAAEASGVQLAAGDRADFELAVVDYVVRQYPPPGVEVPRGAVVTVWFELGDEGGGVREPRRGGPPPGLRRELEEPGDPFAVLR; from the coding sequence GTGCGCCTGACACCCAAGTCGTTCGAAGTGCGTGTGCCACGGCTCGTCGGGCTGATGGCCGTGGACGCGCGTGAGGCGGCCGAGGCGAGTGGGGTCCAGCTGGCCGCCGGTGATCGGGCCGACTTCGAGCTCGCCGTCGTGGACTACGTCGTACGGCAGTACCCTCCGCCGGGTGTTGAGGTGCCGCGGGGGGCTGTGGTGACCGTGTGGTTCGAGTTGGGTGACGAGGGTGGGGGTGTGCGGGAGCCTCGGCGGGGTGGGCCTCCGCCCGGGTTGCGCAGGGAGTTGGAGGAGCCGGGGGATCCGTTTGCGGTTCTCCGGTAG
- a CDS encoding C40 family peptidase, whose protein sequence is MEQPLVPLVPMSHTAHIRSHRKPRRNAPSIAVRAGVAGGVLSTAAVAGASAQAFAAEPVTQTLELPTLTADLATQAAQSADATQQMAAGYQLQAEREAAAEEAAKQAEKDLAKAKKEEARKKAAAEAERKAAAERASRDSERTTLTSTDTTTAPASGSVGTVISFLKAQLGDAYVLGAAGPDAWDCSSLVQAAFKQVGVDLPRVSQDQSMVGTEVSLSNLQVGDILYWGSKGSAYHVGVYIGNGQYLDAANPSKGVVIQDLSGYPATGAVRVL, encoded by the coding sequence ATGGAGCAGCCCCTGGTACCGCTTGTACCCATGTCCCACACCGCTCACATACGCAGCCACCGGAAGCCCCGCCGTAACGCGCCTTCGATCGCGGTGCGTGCCGGAGTCGCCGGTGGCGTCCTCAGCACCGCGGCAGTGGCCGGTGCGTCAGCGCAGGCGTTCGCCGCGGAGCCGGTGACGCAGACGCTCGAACTGCCCACCCTTACGGCCGACCTGGCCACGCAGGCCGCGCAGTCCGCCGACGCCACGCAGCAGATGGCGGCCGGCTACCAACTGCAGGCCGAGCGTGAGGCGGCCGCCGAAGAGGCAGCCAAGCAGGCCGAGAAGGACCTGGCCAAGGCGAAGAAGGAGGAGGCCCGTAAGAAGGCCGCCGCCGAGGCCGAGCGGAAGGCCGCCGCCGAGCGCGCCTCGCGGGACAGTGAGCGGACCACCCTCACGTCCACCGACACCACCACCGCGCCCGCCAGCGGCAGCGTCGGTACCGTCATCAGCTTCCTCAAGGCGCAGCTCGGCGACGCGTACGTCCTGGGCGCCGCCGGCCCCGACGCGTGGGACTGCTCCTCGCTGGTCCAGGCCGCGTTCAAGCAGGTCGGCGTGGACCTCCCCCGGGTCTCGCAGGACCAGTCGATGGTCGGCACCGAGGTCTCGCTGTCCAACCTCCAGGTCGGCGACATCCTGTACTGGGGCTCCAAGGGCTCCGCGTACCACGTGGGTGTCTACATCGGTAACGGCCAGTACCTCGACGCGGCGAACCCCTCCAAGGGCGTCGTCATCCAGGACCTCTCCGGCTACCCGGCGACGGGTGCGGTGCGCGTGCTCTGA
- the nuoE gene encoding NADH-quinone oxidoreductase subunit NuoE — MPQLPAPDYPDDVRARLERDAAEVVARYPDSRSALLPLLHLVQSEEGHVTRTGMQFCADVLGLTTAEVTAVATFYTMYRRRPSGDYQVGVCTNTLCAVMGGDAIFEALQDHLGVGNGGTTDDGKVTLEHIECNAACDFAPVVMVNWEFFDNQTIDSAKQLVDDLRAGVQVEPTRGAPLCTFKETARILAGFPDERPGAVEASGGAGPASLVGLRLARGETGSARVVHPRDGGPHDEPQDRAVHEPSPAEHLSSHDAPQDTSASDPAHPAGPTAEEGE, encoded by the coding sequence ATGCCCCAACTGCCCGCGCCCGACTACCCGGACGACGTTCGAGCCAGGCTGGAACGGGACGCCGCCGAGGTCGTCGCCCGCTACCCGGACTCCCGGTCCGCCCTCCTGCCGTTGCTGCATCTCGTGCAGTCGGAGGAGGGTCACGTCACCCGTACCGGCATGCAGTTCTGCGCCGATGTGCTGGGCCTGACCACGGCCGAGGTCACCGCGGTCGCCACCTTCTACACCATGTACCGGCGCAGGCCCTCCGGTGACTACCAGGTGGGCGTCTGCACCAACACCCTGTGCGCGGTCATGGGCGGCGACGCCATCTTCGAGGCGCTCCAGGACCACCTGGGCGTCGGCAACGGCGGGACCACCGACGACGGCAAGGTCACCCTGGAGCACATCGAGTGCAACGCGGCCTGCGACTTCGCCCCGGTCGTGATGGTCAACTGGGAGTTCTTCGACAACCAGACCATCGACAGCGCCAAGCAACTCGTCGACGACCTGCGCGCGGGAGTGCAGGTCGAGCCCACGCGTGGGGCACCGCTGTGCACCTTCAAGGAGACCGCGCGGATTCTCGCCGGCTTCCCCGACGAGCGACCAGGGGCCGTCGAGGCAAGCGGCGGTGCGGGACCCGCGTCGCTGGTCGGCCTTCGCCTGGCAAGGGGAGAGACCGGATCCGCGCGCGTGGTCCATCCACGGGACGGCGGCCCGCACGACGAGCCGCAGGACAGGGCAGTGCACGAGCCTTCACCGGCCGAGCACCTCAGTTCTCACGACGCGCCGCAGGACACATCGGCCTCCGACCCTGCCCATCCGGCAGGGCCTACCGCCGAGGAGGGGGAGTGA
- a CDS encoding NuoB/complex I 20 kDa subunit family protein — MGLEEKLPSGFLLTTVEQAAGWVRKASVFPATFGLACCAIEMMTTGAGRYDLARFGMEVFRGSPRQADLMIVAGRVSQKMAPVLRQVYDQMPNPKWVISMGVCASSGGMFNNYAIVQGVDHIVPVDIYLPGCPPRPEMLMDAILKLHQKIQTSKLGVNAEEAAREAEEAALKALPTIEMKGLLR; from the coding sequence ATGGGACTCGAAGAAAAACTGCCGAGCGGTTTCCTGCTGACCACCGTCGAGCAGGCCGCGGGCTGGGTACGCAAGGCGTCCGTCTTCCCCGCCACCTTCGGCCTCGCCTGTTGCGCCATCGAGATGATGACGACGGGCGCGGGCCGCTACGACCTGGCGCGCTTCGGCATGGAGGTGTTCCGCGGATCGCCGCGCCAGGCGGACCTGATGATCGTGGCCGGCCGGGTCAGCCAGAAGATGGCGCCGGTCCTGCGGCAGGTCTACGACCAGATGCCGAACCCGAAGTGGGTGATCTCCATGGGGGTCTGCGCATCGTCCGGCGGCATGTTCAACAACTACGCGATCGTCCAGGGCGTCGACCACATCGTCCCGGTCGACATCTATCTCCCCGGCTGCCCGCCACGGCCGGAGATGCTGATGGACGCGATCCTCAAGCTCCACCAGAAGATCCAGACCTCCAAGCTCGGCGTGAACGCCGAGGAAGCGGCCCGCGAGGCCGAAGAAGCCGCGCTCAAGGCGCTCCCCACCATCGAGATGAAGGGGCTGCTGCGATGA
- a CDS encoding NADH-quinone oxidoreductase subunit D, with protein sequence MTASAASARETTEGTVYTVTGGDWDEVVETAARADDERLIVNMGPQHPSTHGVLRLILEIEGETVTEARCGIGYLHTGIEKNLEFRTWTQGTTFVTRMDYLTPFFNETAYCLAVEKLLGIEDQIPDRATIIRVLLMELNRLSSHLVCIATGGMELGATTIMIYGFRDRELILDIYELITGLRMNHAYIRPGGLAQDLPPGAVDQIREFVKKMKKNLPEYDKLATGNPIFKARMQDVGYLDLSGCMALGATGPILRSAGLPHDLRKAQPYCGYETYDFDVPTADTCDSYGRFLIRLEEMRQSLRIVEQCLDRLQPGPVMVADKKIAWPAQLALGPDGLGNSLDHIKKIMGTSMEALIHHFKLVTEGFRVPPGQAYAAVESPKGELGVHAVSDGGTRPFRVHFRDPSFTNLQAMAAMCEGGQVADVIVAVASIDPVMGGVDR encoded by the coding sequence ATGACTGCATCCGCCGCTTCCGCGCGCGAGACCACCGAGGGCACCGTATATACGGTCACCGGCGGCGACTGGGACGAGGTCGTCGAGACCGCGGCCCGCGCCGACGACGAGCGCCTGATCGTCAACATGGGCCCGCAGCACCCCTCCACCCACGGTGTGCTCCGGCTCATCCTGGAGATCGAGGGCGAGACCGTCACCGAAGCCCGCTGCGGCATCGGCTACCTCCACACCGGCATCGAGAAGAACCTCGAATTCCGCACGTGGACCCAGGGCACCACCTTCGTGACGCGCATGGACTACCTCACGCCGTTCTTCAACGAGACGGCGTACTGCCTCGCCGTGGAGAAGCTCCTCGGCATCGAGGACCAGATCCCCGACCGCGCCACGATCATCCGCGTGCTCCTCATGGAGCTGAACCGCCTCTCCTCCCACCTGGTGTGCATCGCCACCGGCGGCATGGAGCTCGGCGCCACCACGATCATGATCTACGGCTTCCGTGATCGTGAACTCATTCTCGACATCTACGAGCTGATCACCGGCCTGCGCATGAACCACGCGTACATCAGGCCCGGCGGACTCGCCCAGGACCTGCCGCCCGGCGCGGTGGACCAGATCCGCGAGTTCGTGAAGAAGATGAAGAAGAACCTTCCCGAGTACGACAAGCTCGCCACCGGCAACCCCATCTTCAAGGCCCGTATGCAGGACGTCGGCTACCTCGACCTGTCCGGCTGCATGGCCCTCGGCGCCACCGGCCCGATCCTCCGCTCCGCCGGCCTCCCGCACGACCTGCGCAAGGCCCAGCCGTACTGCGGCTACGAGACATACGACTTCGACGTCCCGACCGCCGACACCTGCGACTCCTACGGCCGCTTCCTGATCCGCCTGGAGGAGATGCGCCAGTCGCTGCGCATCGTCGAGCAGTGCCTGGACCGGCTGCAGCCCGGCCCGGTCATGGTCGCCGACAAGAAGATCGCCTGGCCCGCCCAGCTCGCCCTGGGACCGGACGGCCTGGGCAACTCCCTGGACCACATCAAGAAGATCATGGGCACCTCCATGGAGGCCCTGATCCACCACTTCAAGCTGGTGACCGAGGGCTTCCGCGTCCCGCCGGGACAGGCGTACGCGGCGGTCGAGTCACCCAAGGGCGAACTCGGGGTGCACGCCGTGTCCGACGGAGGCACCCGCCCCTTCCGGGTCCACTTCCGCGACCCGTCCTTCACCAATCTGCAGGCCATGGCGGCGATGTGCGAGGGCGGCCAGGTCGCCGACGTCATCGTCGCCGTCGCGTCCATCGACCCCGTGATGGGAGGCGTCGACCGGTGA
- the nuoF gene encoding NADH-quinone oxidoreductase subunit NuoF — protein MTLAPEIKGTSPEKLLAPVLSAFWDEDRSWSLDVYRRHEGYEGLRKALAMTPDDLIAYVKDSGLRGRGGAGFPTGMKWQFIPQGDGKPHYLVVNADESEPGTCKDIPLLFANPHSLIEGIVIACYAIRSSHAFIYLRGEVVPVLRRLHEAVREAYAAGYLGENILGSGLDLDLTVHAGAGAYICGEETALLDSLEGRRGQPRLRPPFPAVEGLYACPTVVNNVESIASVPAILKNGKEWFRAMGSEKSPGFTLYSLSGHVANPGQFEAPLGITLRQLLEMSGGMRPGHRLKFWTPGGSSTPMFTDEHLDVPLDYEGVGAAGSMLGTKALQCFDETTCVVRAVTRWTEFYAHESCGKCTPCREGTYWLVQLLRDIEAGKGVMSDLDKLNDIADNINGKSFCALGDGAASPIFSSLKYFRAEYEDHITGRGCPFDPAKSTAWADKDKHAEVNA, from the coding sequence ATGACGTTGGCACCCGAGATCAAGGGCACCAGCCCCGAGAAGCTGCTCGCACCCGTGCTGTCGGCCTTCTGGGACGAGGACAGGTCATGGTCGCTCGACGTCTACCGAAGGCACGAGGGGTACGAGGGACTCCGCAAGGCGCTCGCCATGACGCCGGACGACCTCATCGCCTATGTGAAGGACTCCGGGTTGCGTGGCCGCGGCGGCGCGGGATTCCCGACCGGAATGAAATGGCAGTTCATTCCTCAAGGTGATGGAAAACCACACTATCTAGTTGTCAACGCCGACGAATCGGAGCCCGGAACGTGCAAGGACATTCCGCTCCTCTTCGCGAACCCGCATAGCCTCATCGAGGGCATCGTCATCGCGTGTTATGCCATCAGGTCTTCGCATGCCTTCATCTATCTGCGTGGTGAAGTCGTCCCCGTATTGCGGCGGTTGCACGAGGCCGTACGTGAGGCCTACGCGGCTGGCTATCTCGGCGAGAACATCCTGGGCAGTGGACTCGACCTCGACCTCACCGTGCACGCGGGCGCGGGCGCGTACATCTGTGGTGAGGAGACCGCACTGCTCGACTCGCTCGAAGGCCGCCGTGGTCAACCGCGGCTTCGTCCCCCCTTCCCTGCTGTGGAAGGCCTCTACGCCTGTCCGACTGTGGTGAATAACGTCGAGTCGATCGCGTCGGTTCCCGCGATCCTGAAAAACGGCAAGGAATGGTTCAGGGCGATGGGCAGCGAGAAGTCTCCCGGCTTCACGCTCTACTCGCTCAGCGGCCATGTCGCCAATCCCGGCCAGTTCGAGGCCCCGCTCGGCATCACCCTCCGCCAACTCCTGGAGATGAGCGGCGGAATGCGACCCGGGCATCGCCTCAAGTTCTGGACGCCGGGCGGCTCCTCGACCCCGATGTTCACCGACGAGCATCTCGACGTCCCTCTTGATTACGAAGGAGTGGGTGCCGCGGGTTCCATGCTCGGCACGAAAGCACTCCAGTGCTTCGACGAGACGACCTGCGTCGTCCGCGCCGTGACCCGCTGGACCGAGTTCTACGCCCACGAGTCCTGCGGCAAGTGCACACCCTGCCGCGAAGGCACGTACTGGCTCGTGCAGTTGCTGCGCGACATCGAGGCCGGTAAGGGCGTCATGAGCGACCTCGACAAGCTGAACGACATCGCCGACAACATCAACGGCAAGTCCTTCTGCGCCCTCGGCGACGGCGCCGCCTCGCCGATCTTCTCCTCCCTGAAGTACTTCCGCGCGGAGTACGAGGACCACATCACGGGCCGGGGCTGCCCCTTCGACCCGGCCAAGTCGACGGCCTGGGCCGACAAGGACAAGCACGCGGAGGTGAACGCATGA
- a CDS encoding NADH-quinone oxidoreductase subunit C — protein sequence MSDTNNGVNPEKDLGASNLPGQRGEGGEEIRVQRGMFGADNGGDTSGYGGLVRSIRLPGAATRPYGGWFDEVADELEGALEEQGLVPENVIDKTVVDRGELTFHIEREYLLRVAQTLRDDPALRFELCTGVSGVHYPGDKGRELHAVYHLRSITHNRLIRLDVSAPDADPHIPSLVPVYPTNDWHERETYDFFGIVFDGHPALTRIMMPDDWQGFPQRKDYPLGGIPVEYKGAQIPAPDQRRSYS from the coding sequence ATGAGCGACACCAACAACGGCGTCAACCCCGAGAAGGACCTCGGTGCCTCCAACCTCCCCGGCCAGCGCGGCGAGGGCGGCGAGGAGATCCGCGTCCAGCGCGGCATGTTCGGCGCCGACAACGGCGGCGACACCTCCGGCTACGGCGGCCTCGTCCGCTCGATCCGGCTTCCGGGTGCGGCCACCCGCCCCTACGGCGGCTGGTTCGACGAGGTCGCCGACGAACTGGAGGGCGCCCTGGAGGAACAGGGCCTGGTCCCCGAGAACGTCATCGACAAGACGGTCGTCGACCGAGGCGAGCTCACCTTCCACATCGAGCGCGAGTACCTGCTCCGCGTCGCCCAGACCCTCCGCGACGACCCGGCCCTCCGCTTCGAACTGTGCACCGGTGTCTCCGGCGTCCACTACCCCGGCGACAAGGGCCGCGAGCTGCACGCCGTCTACCACCTGCGCTCGATCACCCACAACCGGCTGATCCGCCTGGACGTCTCCGCCCCCGACGCCGACCCGCACATCCCGTCGCTCGTCCCCGTCTATCCGACCAACGACTGGCACGAGCGCGAGACGTACGACTTCTTCGGCATCGTCTTCGACGGCCACCCCGCGCTGACGCGGATCATGATGCCGGACGACTGGCAGGGCTTCCCGCAGCGCAAGGACTACCCCCTCGGCGGCATCCCCGTCGAGTACAAGGGCGCCCAGATCCCGGCTCCGGACCAGCGGAGGTCGTACTCATGA
- a CDS encoding NADH-quinone oxidoreductase subunit A, translated as MNAYAPILVLGALGAGFAIFSVVMATLIGPKRYNRAKLEAYECGIEPTPTPAGGGRFPIKYYLTAMLFIVFDIEIVFLYPWAVTFDALGVFGLVEMLLFVLTVFVAYAYVWRRGGLEWD; from the coding sequence GTGAACGCGTATGCGCCCATCCTCGTACTGGGAGCCCTCGGGGCAGGCTTTGCGATCTTCTCCGTGGTCATGGCCACGCTGATCGGCCCGAAGCGCTACAACCGGGCCAAGCTCGAGGCCTACGAGTGCGGAATCGAGCCGACCCCCACGCCGGCCGGCGGCGGGCGTTTCCCCATCAAGTACTACCTGACGGCGATGCTCTTCATCGTCTTCGACATCGAGATCGTCTTCCTCTACCCCTGGGCCGTCACGTTCGACGCCCTGGGTGTTTTCGGGCTCGTGGAGATGCTGCTCTTCGTGCTCACCGTCTTCGTCGCCTACGCGTACGTCTGGCGGCGCGGCGGCCTGGAATGGGACTGA
- a CDS encoding GNAT family N-acetyltransferase — MNRALPDVRLRVPTDEDAFTWHRIFDDPDVMEFHGGRSAELSVYEELTARQRRHDAEYGFCLWTMLDEEGRAIGFTGAQPWPREWGPTGEIEIGWRLAREHWGKGYVTAAAMLTLERVRAAGIGSVVAMVNARNERSIAVTRRLGMELAETYTTPVSQQLGHCYRLAL; from the coding sequence GTGAACCGAGCTCTGCCCGACGTACGGCTGCGCGTCCCCACCGACGAGGACGCCTTCACGTGGCACCGGATCTTCGACGATCCCGACGTCATGGAGTTCCATGGCGGCAGGTCCGCCGAGCTGTCCGTCTACGAGGAGCTCACCGCGCGCCAGCGGCGTCACGACGCCGAGTACGGGTTCTGTCTGTGGACCATGCTCGACGAGGAGGGACGGGCCATCGGCTTCACCGGCGCCCAGCCGTGGCCCCGGGAGTGGGGTCCCACGGGCGAGATCGAGATCGGCTGGCGGCTGGCCCGCGAGCACTGGGGCAAGGGGTACGTGACCGCTGCCGCGATGCTGACCCTGGAGCGGGTGCGCGCGGCGGGCATCGGCAGCGTCGTCGCCATGGTCAACGCCCGGAACGAGCGGTCCATTGCCGTCACCCGGCGGCTGGGCATGGAGCTGGCGGAGACGTACACGACGCCTGTCTCGCAGCAGCTGGGGCACTGTTATCGGCTGGCGTTGTAG
- a CDS encoding geranylgeranyl reductase family protein, whose amino-acid sequence MTEPQPLTEHTADVIVVGAGPAGSTTAYYLAKAGLDVLLLEKTSFPREKVCGDGLTPRATKQLVSMGIDISEEAGWLRNKGLRIIGGGVRLQLDWPELASYPDYGLVRKRDDFDEQLARQAQKAGARLHENCNVSGPVIDDRTGRITGVTAKLGDPDSGEKREVTFHAPLVVAADGNSTRLSLAMGLHRREDRPMGVAVRTYFTSPRHDDDYLESWLELWDKRGPGEDRLLPGYGWIFGMGDGTSNVGLGVLNTSDSFKELDWREVLKAWCASMPEEWGYTPENMTGPIRGAALPMAFNRQPHYTKGLLLVGDAGGLVNPFNGEGIAYAMESGQIAADVIVQAHARATPGQRELALQRYPQVLKDTYGGYYTMGRAFVKLIGNPKIMKLATQRGLTHPLLMKFTLKLLANLTDPTGGDAMDRIINGLSKVAPKA is encoded by the coding sequence GTGACCGAGCCCCAGCCCCTTACCGAACACACCGCCGATGTGATCGTCGTCGGGGCCGGACCAGCCGGTTCCACCACCGCGTACTACCTGGCGAAGGCCGGGCTCGACGTGCTGCTCCTGGAGAAGACCAGCTTCCCGAGGGAGAAGGTCTGCGGCGACGGACTCACACCCCGCGCCACCAAGCAGCTCGTGTCGATGGGCATCGACATCTCGGAGGAGGCGGGCTGGCTCCGCAACAAAGGGCTGCGGATCATTGGCGGCGGCGTCCGCCTCCAGCTCGACTGGCCGGAACTCGCCTCCTACCCGGACTACGGACTCGTCCGCAAACGCGACGACTTCGACGAGCAGCTCGCCCGCCAGGCCCAGAAGGCCGGCGCCCGCCTCCACGAGAACTGCAACGTCAGCGGCCCGGTCATCGACGACCGCACGGGCCGCATCACAGGTGTCACGGCCAAGCTCGGCGACCCCGACTCGGGCGAGAAGCGCGAGGTCACCTTCCACGCGCCGCTCGTCGTGGCCGCCGACGGCAACTCCACCCGCCTCTCCCTCGCGATGGGCCTGCACCGCCGCGAGGACCGCCCGATGGGCGTCGCCGTCCGCACGTACTTCACCTCCCCGCGCCACGACGACGACTACCTGGAGTCCTGGCTGGAACTGTGGGACAAGCGGGGCCCGGGCGAAGACCGCCTCCTCCCCGGCTACGGCTGGATCTTCGGCATGGGCGACGGCACCTCCAACGTCGGCCTGGGCGTCCTCAACACCTCCGACTCCTTCAAGGAACTGGACTGGCGCGAGGTCCTGAAGGCCTGGTGCGCCTCCATGCCCGAGGAGTGGGGCTACACCCCCGAGAACATGACCGGCCCGATCCGCGGCGCCGCCCTCCCCATGGCCTTCAACCGCCAGCCGCACTACACCAAGGGCCTCCTCCTCGTCGGCGACGCCGGTGGCCTGGTCAACCCCTTCAACGGCGAGGGCATCGCCTACGCCATGGAGTCCGGCCAGATCGCCGCCGACGTCATCGTCCAGGCCCACGCCCGCGCCACCCCCGGTCAGCGTGAACTCGCCCTCCAGCGCTACCCCCAGGTCCTCAAGGACACCTACGGTGGCTACTACACGATGGGCCGCGCCTTCGTGAAGCTCATCGGCAACCCCAAGATCATGAAGCTGGCCACCCAGCGCGGCCTCACCCACCCGTTGCTGATGAAGTTCACCCTCAAGCTCCTCGCCAACCTCACCGACCCCACCGGCGGCGACGCGATGGATCGCATCATCAACGGCCTCTCCAAGGTCGCACCGAAGGCGTAG
- a CDS encoding NADH-quinone oxidoreductase subunit G, whose translation MTVTTSAPSGGGEAAVPPEDLVSLTIDGAEISVPKGTLVIRAAEQLGIEIPRFCDHPLLDPAGACRQCIVEVEGQRKPMASCTITCTDGMVVKTHLTSPVAEKAQKGVMELLLINHPLDCPVCDKGGECPLQNQAMSHGHAESRFEGRKRTYEKPVPISTQVLLDRERCVLCARCTRFSNQVAGDPMIELVERGALQQVGTGEGDPFESYFSGNTIQICPVGALTSAAYRFRSRPFDLVSSPSVCEHCAGGCATRTDHRRGKVMRRLAANDPEVNEEWICDKGRFAFRYAQRPDRLTTPLVRNEAGVLEPASWPEALEAAAQGLIAARGRAGVLTGGRLTVEDAYAYSKFARVALDTNDIDFRARVHSGEEADFLAARVAGRGRDLDGTGVTYAALEKAPAVLLVGFEAEEEAPGVFLRLRKAWRKHKQRVFSLATHATRGLEKAGGTLLPAAPGTETEWLDALASGFGLEEDGTKAAEALRTEGAVIVVGERLAAVAGGLTAAVRAASATGAELVWIPRRSGERGAVEAGALPSVLPGGRPATDPRAREEVAGVWGVAQLPSRYGRDTGQIVEAAATGELGALVVAGVEVADLPDPARAREALSAVGFLVSLELRPSEVTEHADVVLPVAAVAEKAGTFVNWEGRVRMFEAALKPDQMTRRVAPTDGRALQMLADAMDVHLGLPDLRTTRAELDRLGSWDGPRATEPLETAATLPRPAAGEAVLAGHRLLLDQGRLQDGDEALAGTRHAARARVSPATAAEAGVKNGDVLAVSGPAGVLELPLQITEMPDRVVWLPLNSTGSGVASDTGALPGALVRIGPATLAAEAPEEVEA comes from the coding sequence ATGACCGTGACCACCAGCGCTCCCTCCGGAGGCGGGGAGGCGGCGGTCCCGCCGGAAGATCTCGTCTCGCTGACGATCGACGGCGCCGAGATCAGCGTGCCCAAGGGCACCCTGGTCATCCGGGCCGCCGAACAACTCGGCATCGAGATCCCCCGCTTCTGCGACCACCCGCTGCTCGACCCGGCAGGGGCCTGCCGCCAGTGCATCGTCGAGGTCGAGGGCCAGCGCAAGCCCATGGCGTCCTGCACGATCACCTGTACGGACGGAATGGTCGTCAAGACTCATCTCACCTCGCCGGTCGCGGAGAAGGCCCAGAAGGGTGTGATGGAGCTCCTGCTCATCAACCACCCGCTGGACTGCCCGGTCTGCGACAAGGGCGGCGAGTGCCCCCTGCAGAACCAGGCCATGTCGCACGGCCACGCCGAGTCCCGCTTCGAGGGCAGGAAGCGCACCTACGAGAAGCCCGTGCCGATCTCCACGCAGGTGCTGCTCGACCGTGAGCGGTGCGTGCTGTGCGCCCGCTGCACCCGCTTCTCCAACCAGGTCGCGGGCGACCCGATGATCGAACTCGTCGAGCGGGGCGCGCTCCAGCAGGTCGGCACCGGCGAGGGCGACCCCTTCGAGTCGTACTTCTCCGGGAACACGATCCAGATCTGCCCCGTGGGGGCGCTCACCTCGGCGGCGTACCGATTCCGCTCCCGCCCGTTCGACCTCGTCTCCTCGCCGTCCGTGTGCGAGCACTGCGCCGGCGGTTGCGCGACCCGCACCGACCACCGGCGCGGCAAGGTCATGCGGCGGCTCGCCGCCAACGACCCCGAGGTCAACGAGGAATGGATCTGCGACAAGGGGCGGTTCGCGTTCCGGTACGCGCAGCGGCCGGACCGGCTCACCACCCCGCTCGTACGCAACGAGGCGGGCGTCCTGGAGCCCGCGTCCTGGCCGGAGGCCCTGGAGGCCGCCGCTCAGGGACTTATCGCCGCGCGCGGCAGGGCCGGTGTCCTGACCGGCGGCCGGCTCACCGTCGAGGACGCCTACGCGTACAGCAAGTTCGCGCGCGTGGCCCTCGACACGAACGACATCGACTTCCGCGCGCGCGTGCACAGCGGCGAGGAGGCCGACTTCCTGGCGGCGCGGGTCGCCGGACGCGGACGCGACCTCGACGGTACGGGCGTCACGTACGCCGCCCTCGAGAAGGCGCCCGCGGTGCTGCTGGTCGGGTTCGAGGCCGAGGAGGAGGCGCCCGGCGTCTTCCTCCGGCTGCGCAAGGCGTGGCGCAAGCACAAGCAGCGGGTGTTCTCGCTGGCCACCCACGCCACCCGGGGTCTGGAGAAGGCCGGCGGCACGCTGCTGCCCGCCGCCCCGGGTACCGAGACCGAGTGGCTGGACGCGCTCGCGAGCGGGTTCGGTCTGGAGGAGGACGGCACCAAGGCCGCCGAGGCGCTGCGCACCGAAGGCGCCGTGATCGTCGTGGGGGAGCGGCTCGCGGCCGTGGCGGGCGGGCTCACCGCCGCCGTACGGGCCGCGTCCGCGACCGGTGCCGAACTGGTGTGGATCCCACGCCGGTCCGGGGAGCGCGGTGCCGTCGAGGCCGGGGCGCTGCCGTCGGTGCTGCCGGGCGGGCGTCCGGCCACCGACCCGCGCGCGCGGGAGGAGGTCGCCGGCGTCTGGGGCGTCGCCCAACTCCCTTCCCGGTACGGCCGGGACACCGGGCAGATCGTCGAGGCCGCCGCCACCGGAGAGCTCGGGGCCCTGGTGGTGGCGGGTGTGGAGGTCGCCGACCTGCCCGATCCGGCACGCGCGCGTGAGGCACTGTCCGCGGTGGGCTTCCTGGTGTCACTGGAGCTGCGACCCAGCGAGGTCACCGAGCACGCGGATGTCGTCCTCCCGGTCGCCGCGGTGGCCGAGAAGGCGGGCACCTTCGTCAACTGGGAAGGCCGGGTGCGGATGTTCGAGGCCGCGCTCAAGCCCGACCAGATGACGCGCCGGGTGGCCCCCACCGACGGGCGGGCGCTCCAGATGCTGGCCGACGCGATGGACGTCCACCTGGGGCTGCCCGATCTGCGCACCACGCGCGCGGAGCTGGACCGGCTCGGGTCCTGGGACGGGCCGCGGGCCACGGAGCCGCTGGAGACCGCGGCCACGCTGCCCCGGCCGGCCGCCGGAGAGGCCGTACTGGCCGGGCACCGGCTGCTGCTCGACCAGGGTCGGCTCCAGGACGGCGACGAGGCACTCGCGGGCACGCGGCATGCCGCACGCGCGCGTGTGTCACCCGCCACGGCCGCCGAGGCGGGCGTCAAGAACGGCGACGTCCTCGCGGTCAGCGGCCCCGCCGGGGTCCTCGAACTGCCGCTGCAGATCACCGAGATGCCCGACCGCGTCGTCTGGCTGCCGCTGAACTCCACCGGCTCGGGCGTCGCCTCCGACACCGGGGCACTGCCCGGCGCACTCGTCCGCATCGGCCCCGCGACGCTCGCCGCCGAGGCCCCCGAGGAGGTGGAGGCATGA